One region of Rhodocaloribacter litoris genomic DNA includes:
- a CDS encoding BtpA/SgcQ family protein has translation MPVAFADLFSRPKPLIAMIHTGPSPGLPGFVCMESAVERAVAEAEVYLRAGVDGILVENMHDFPCVHEREMGPEVAAFMTRVAYAVKRRAGRTPVGLQVLFQANRTALAVALAAGCDFVRAEGWTYAHVADKGMAEACAGTVVRYRHHIRADHLPVFADVKKKHAAHALTADLSLADLARGMALHRADAVVVTGTRTGEPPSPDDLDAVCAATSLPVIVGSGVTAGNLGDLFQRADGFIVGSALKEGGVWDAPVCAERVEALVGALERCRAAHRSRLMEN, from the coding sequence ATGCCCGTCGCTTTCGCCGATCTTTTCAGCCGGCCCAAGCCCCTGATTGCCATGATCCACACGGGGCCGAGTCCGGGGTTGCCGGGGTTCGTCTGCATGGAGAGTGCCGTCGAACGGGCGGTGGCCGAGGCCGAGGTCTATCTCCGGGCCGGGGTGGACGGCATCCTGGTCGAGAACATGCACGACTTTCCCTGCGTCCACGAGCGAGAGATGGGGCCCGAGGTGGCGGCCTTCATGACGCGGGTGGCCTACGCCGTCAAACGGCGGGCGGGCAGAACGCCCGTCGGCCTGCAGGTCCTCTTTCAGGCCAACCGTACGGCCCTGGCGGTGGCCCTGGCCGCCGGGTGCGACTTCGTCCGCGCCGAGGGGTGGACGTACGCCCACGTGGCGGACAAGGGGATGGCCGAGGCCTGTGCCGGTACGGTGGTGCGTTATCGCCATCACATCCGGGCCGACCACCTGCCCGTCTTTGCCGACGTGAAGAAGAAACACGCCGCCCACGCGCTGACGGCGGACCTGAGCCTCGCCGACCTGGCGCGCGGCATGGCCCTGCACCGCGCCGATGCCGTCGTCGTCACCGGCACCCGCACGGGCGAGCCCCCGTCGCCCGACGACCTCGACGCCGTGTGCGCGGCCACGTCGCTGCCGGTGATCGTGGGCAGCGGCGTCACGGCCGGCAACCTGGGCGACCTCTTCCAGCGGGCCGACGGCTTCATCGTGGGCAGTGCGCTCAAAGAGGGCGGCGTGTGGGATGCCCCCGTCTGTGCCGAACGGGTGGAGGCCCTCGTCGGCGCCCTGGAGCGGTGCCGGGCCGCCCATCGCAGCCGGCTCATGGAAAACTGA